One genomic window of Sphingomonas ginsengisoli An et al. 2013 includes the following:
- the radC gene encoding RadC family protein translates to MGDKPNGADGHRARLRQRLLDGGGDALLDHELVEYLLTTGLPRVDTKDKAKQLLETYGRLGRLLGTPPQVLLREGLSEPVVGALAIARATAQRLLETRLEDRPVLSNWEALSDYLKATMAHLAIEQVRVLFLNAKNMLLSNEALWTGSVDEAAVHVREVMARAIALGASSIIIVHNHPSGDPTPSRADIRLTQELVEAGRLMKVAVHDHIIVGTQGQTSLRAQGLM, encoded by the coding sequence ATGGGCGACAAGCCGAATGGCGCCGACGGGCATCGCGCGCGCCTTCGGCAACGGCTGCTGGACGGCGGTGGCGACGCGTTGCTTGATCATGAGCTGGTTGAATATCTGCTGACCACCGGACTGCCGCGCGTCGACACCAAGGACAAGGCCAAGCAATTGCTCGAGACCTATGGCCGGCTCGGCCGGCTGCTCGGCACGCCGCCGCAAGTGCTTCTGCGCGAAGGGCTGTCGGAGCCAGTTGTCGGCGCGCTGGCGATCGCCCGCGCCACCGCGCAACGCCTGCTCGAGACGCGGCTCGAGGACCGCCCCGTGCTGTCGAACTGGGAGGCGCTGAGCGATTATCTCAAGGCAACGATGGCCCACCTCGCGATTGAGCAGGTGCGCGTGCTGTTTCTCAACGCCAAGAACATGCTGCTGTCGAATGAAGCCCTATGGACCGGCTCGGTCGACGAGGCGGCGGTCCATGTCCGCGAGGTAATGGCGCGCGCCATCGCGCTCGGCGCCAGCTCGATCATCATCGTCCACAACCATCCCAGCGGCGACCCCACCCCGAGCCGCGCCGACATCCGCCTCACGCAGGAGCTGGTCGAGGCCGGCCGCCTGATGAAGGTCGCGGTCCACGATCACATCATTGTCGGCACCCAAGGCCAGACCAGCCTGCGCGCGCAGGGGTTGATGTGA